From a region of the Lactuca sativa cultivar Salinas chromosome 4, Lsat_Salinas_v11, whole genome shotgun sequence genome:
- the LOC111893483 gene encoding aldehyde oxidase GLOX has product MAPSTSQLYHHLLFFFLVFLIFHAQQCPAAGGSWSVLLASIGISAMHAQLLPNDRVVMYDRTDFGVSNISLPNGACRPNTTDCSAHSVEYDVASNTVRPLMVLSNIWCSSGTLMPDGRLVQTGGFDDGYRVVRIYKSCDSCDWQEIRNGLNQQRWYATNHILPDGRQIIIGGRRAFSYEFYPKMSATENTPSLPFLVQTNDPNVENNLYPFVFLYPDGNLFIFANNRAILFDYSNNQVIKTYPTMPDGQPRSYPSTGSAVLLPLRITKGTVNAVEVLVCGGAPKGAFVNANKGIFDGALDTCGRIKISDPNPQWVMETMPLARVMGDMLLLPNAHVLIINGVSAGVAGWELGRNPVLSPVVYQPDKQVGSRFEVQNPSTIPRVYHSTAVLLRDGRVLVGGSNPHDKYEFGNVLYPTELSLEAYSPSYLDSNSSDLRPKIILPVKNTKIGYGKQLVIVFTVSGIVDPSSVSVTMMAPPFNTHSFSMNQRLLVLDGGVAAKILGKSRYQVVVTTPPSGNVAPAGNYLLYVVHKEIPSPGIWVQMQ; this is encoded by the coding sequence ATGGCTCCTTCGACTTCCCAACTATATCAtcacctcctcttcttctttctGGTGTTCCTGATCTTCCATGCCCAGCAATGTCCGGCGGCAGGTGGATCGTGGTCTGTCCTCCTCGCAAGCATTGGAATTTCGGCCATGCACGCACAGTTACTTCCCAATGATCGTGTTGTCATGTATGACCGCACCGATTTTGGAGTCTCCAATATCTCACTTCCAAACGGGGCATGTCGTCCTAACACAACCGATTGTTCTGCCCATTCAGTCGAGTATGATGTTGCATCAAACACCGTTCGTCCACTCATGGTGCTCAGCAATATCTGGTGTTCGTCTGGAACATTAATGCCCGATGGAAGATTGGTCCAAACTGGTGGCTTTGATGATGGTTATCGTGTTGTCAGAATTTATAAATCGTGTGATTCATGCGACTGGCAAGAGATACGTAATGGCCTGAATCAACAGAGATGGTATGCGACCAATCATATATTGCCAGATGGCAGACAAATTATTATTGGTGGCCGCCGGGCATTTAGCTATGAGTTCTACCCCAAGATGTCGGCCACTGAGAACACTCCTAGTTTACCTTTTTTGGTTCAAACGAACGACCCTAACGTTGAGAATAATTTATACCCATTTGTATTTCTCTATCCTGATGGGAATCTTTTCATTTTTGCCAACAATCGTGCTATTTTATTCGACTATTCCAACAACCAAGTTATCAAGACTTACCCTACAATGCCCGATGGTCAACCAAGGAGTTATCCGAGTACCGGATCTGCTGTACTTCTCCCTCTGCGCATAACAAAGGGAACAGTAAATGCGGTTGAAGTATTGGTTTGTGGGGGTGCACCAAAAGGAGCATTTGTTAATGCAAATAAAGGGATATTTGATGGAGCTTTGGATACATGCGGAAGGATCAAAATATCTGACCCTAACCCTCAATGGGTCATGGAGACCATGCCTTTGGCTCGAGTCATGGGTGACATGTTGTTGCTTCCCAATGCTCATGTTTTAATCATCAATGGTGTATCTGCTGGAGTTGCAGGTTGGGAACTTGGGAGGAACCCTGTTCTTAGCCCAGTGGTTTACCAACCTGATAAACAGGTCGGGTCTCGATTTGAAGTGCAGAATCCAAGCACCATTCCAAGAGTTTACCATTCCACAGCTGTTTTACTAAGAGATGGACGAGTTCTTGTTGGTGGAAGTAACCCCCACGACAAATATGAATTCGGAAACGTCCTTTATCCCACTGAGCTGAGTTTGGAGGCGTACTCTCCTTCTTATTTGGATTCAAACTCGTCCGATTTACGCCCCAAAATAATATTGCCTGTAAAAAACACTAAAATAGGGTACGGAAAGCAATTAGTTATTGTGTTTACAGTTTCAGGCATTGTGGATCCAAGCTCCGTCTCAGTGACAATGATGGCACCTCCGTTCAACACACACTCCTTTTCCATGAATCAAAGATTGCTGGTGCTCGATGGTGGTGTGGCTGCCAAGATTTTGGGGAAGTCAAGATATCAAGTTGTAGTAACCACACCGCCCTCTGGTAATGTTGCTCCGGCAGGGAATTATCTTTTATATGTTGTTCACAAAGAGATCCCAAGTCCTGGTATTTGGGTTCAAATGCAGTGA